In the Paramisgurnus dabryanus chromosome 5, PD_genome_1.1, whole genome shotgun sequence genome, one interval contains:
- the prune2 gene encoding protein prune homolog 2 isoform X2, translated as MEQPHERKMSSEGAEGRPAPPTSLPLQGQEGGVSQRKKLSAPRISLSLDQSEDDLFDTPDDLDINVDELDTPDEAEYTDHEIDWEEPKAAQRDSVRETVEPIPTYSAEEERQDSKLWRTVIIGEQEHRINMKSIEPYQKVISHGGYYGNGTNAIIVFAACFLPDSDREDYHDIMENLFLYVISTLELMVAEDYMIVYLNGATPHRRMPGLNWLKRCYQMIDRRLRKNLKSFIIVHPSWFIRTILAITKPFISSKFSSKIKYVHSLAELEELIPMEYVHIPECIIRLDEELREAAESSIAHHNASSS; from the exons ATGGAGCAGCCTCATGAACGCAAGATGAGTTCTGAGGGGGCAGAGGGTCGACCAG CCCCGCCCACATCCTTGCCACTGCAGGGCCAAGAGGGCGGGGTCTCTCAGAGAAAAAAGCTGTCGGCACCTCGAATAAGCCTATCATTGGACCAAAGTGAGGATGACCTGTTTGACACACCGGATGATCTTGACATCAATGTGGATGAGCTGGACACACCTGATGAGGCAGAATATACTGATCATGAAATTGACTGGGAAG AGCCTAAAGCAGCTCAGAGAGATTCTGTTAGAGAAACAGTTGAGCCCATTCCCACATACAGTGCTGAAGAGGAGCGTCAGGACTCCAAACTCTGGAGAACCGTCATCATTGGAGAACAAGAGCACCGCATTAACATGAAGAGCATTGAACCTTACCAAAAAGTCATCTCTCATGGAG GCTATTATGGCAATGGAACCAATGCCATCATTGTATTTGCTGCATGTTTTCTTCCAGACAGTGACAGAGAGGATTATCATGACATAATGGAAAATCTCTTTTT GTATGTTATCAGCACACTTGAGCTCATGGTAGCAGAGGACTATATGATCGTCTACCTGAATGGAGCCACTCCACACCGGAGAATGCCAGGCCTCAATTGGCTGAAGAGATGCTACCAGATGATTGACAGGAG ACTCAGAAAGAACTTAAAATCTTTCATCATCGTTCACCCATCATGGTTCATAAGGACAATTCTAGCCATCACTAAACCGTTTATCAG CTCAAAGTTCAGCAGTAAGATAAAGTATGTGCACAGTTTAGCAGAACTAGAGGAGCTCATCCCAATGGAGTATGTGCACATACCAGAGTGCATCATCAG